A window of the Cannabis sativa cultivar Pink pepper isolate KNU-18-1 chromosome X, ASM2916894v1, whole genome shotgun sequence genome harbors these coding sequences:
- the LOC115715793 gene encoding DELLA protein RGL2 yields the protein MANDDDNNNSFFFVPPFNFEEIQNNNHCGPTITDELEVIFNPKNKDHSFGGMVNNKDDDDRFGLFYDQQDNMMMMMNMAGNKEVLVPKNFAQDQQRQELPKSDYSILDDFDAISMNFDDPPPPPPPPPFASLEFLSQCETSGHNKLSSPNKNTKITESNTQIMNSHHYTTRRSKLSTEEIMRIAGSCYITFSSVQGTNDTVLMPPFGSCYAISGLSHGETKDVQLVHLLLSVAEKVNDQQFDQATRLLQSPQLTPSYYYSSSPNNKPNSVERVVLSFIEALQQKIDSETGFITRRRRGRRRSMTSTTNTTNNDKDQLSRGLGTSILSVTCFQRLPFPQVLHFPAVQAIIESLDEFDDKLHVIDLEIRSGVQWTLLMKALAERNDNNNINNQDRPLFQLLKITAIGTPENQVKIEETQNRLTNLAESLNVPFSFKILILTELDDINEGMIETEEDEVLAVFTSLLLRMMLYKPLSLEKLMRVIKTLKPSVMVVIETEVNLNAPSFANRFIEALFFYGAFFDCFETCFKEEEELKTTMEEVLGMGIDNIVSKENGERVIRSVRIGVWRAFFERFRMVESKLSDSSLYQASLVAKKFGYGSSLTMERNGKGLIVGWKGTPINSLSVWKFL from the coding sequence TCAATCCAAAAAATAAAGACCATTCATTTGGAGGAATGGTGAACAATAAAGATGATGATGATCGATTTGGCTTGTTCTATGATCAACAAGATaacatgatgatgatgatgaatatGGCTGGTAATAAAGAAGTACTAGTACCAAAAAATTTTGCTCAAGATCAACAAAGACAAGAGTTGCCCAAGTCCGACTACTCAATTTTGGATGATTTCGATGCGATTTCAATGAATTTCGAtgatcctcctcctcctcctcctcctcctcccttTGCTTCTTTAGAGTTTCTTAGCCAATGCGAAACTAGTGGACATAACAAGCTGAGTAGTCCTAACAAGAACACGAAGATAACAGAAAGCAACACCCAAATAATGAATAGTCATCATTATACGACACGTCGTTCGAAGCTATCAACTGAAGAAATCATGAGAATTGCCGGATCATGCTATATAACATTCTCGAGTGTCCAGGGAACAAACGACACCGTTTTGATGCCCCCTTTTGGAAGCTGTTATGCTATCTCCGGTTTATCCCATGGCGAAACCAAAGATGTACAACTAGTCCACCTTCTCTTATCCGTAGCTGAAAAAGTCAACGACCAACAGTTTGACCAAGCCACCAGACTCCTCCAAAGTCCTCAACTCACTCCCTCTTATTATTATTCCTCATCACCTAATAATAAACCCAACTCAGTCGAGCGAGTTGTCCTCTCTTTCATTGAAGCTCTTCAACAGAAAATCGATTCAGAAACTGGTTTTATTactagaagaagaagaggaagaagaagatcaATGACCAGTACAACTAATACTACTAATAATGACAAAGATCAATTAAGTCGTGGTTTGGGTACAAGCATTTTAAGCGTTACCTGCTTTCAACGACTCCCTTTTCCTCAGGTACTTCATTTCCCAGCTGTTCAAGCTATAATCGAGAGTTTGGATGAGTTTGATGATAAGCTTCATGTGATCGATCTCGAGATTAGAAGTGGGGTTCAATGGACACTTTTAATGAAAGCTTTAGCAGAGcgaaatgataataataatattaataatcaaGACCGTCCATTATTTCAGCTTCTTAAGATCACAGCCATTGGTACACCGGAGAATCAGGTCAAAATTGAGGAAACCCAGAACCGGTTGACGAATCTAGCTGAGTCTCTGAACGTACCCTTTTCGTTTAAAATCTTGATCTTAACAGAACTGGATGACATCAATGAAGGTATGATCGAAACTGAGGAAGACGAGGTTTTAGCTGTGTTCACCTCGTTATTACTAAGAATGATGTTGTATAAGCCACTAAGTTTGGAGAAATTGATGAGAGTTATTAAAACACTAAAGCCATCTGTAATGGTTGTCATAGAAACAGAAGTTAATCTAAACGCACCGTCGTTTGCGAACCGATTCATAGAAGCTTTGTTCTTCTATGGGGCTTTCTTTGACTGTTTCGAGACTTGTTTTAAAGAGGAAGAGGAGCTTAAAACGACAATGGAAGAGGTCTTGGGAATGGGGATTGATAATATTGTGAGTAAGGAAAATGGTGAGAGAGTTATTAGGAGTGTGAGGATTGGAGTTTGGAGAGCTTTCTTTGAGAGGTTTAGGATGGTGGAGAGTAAGTTGAGTGACTCTTCTTTGTACCAAGCTAGCTTGGTGGCTAAGAAGTTTGGTTATGGAAGTTCTTTGACTATGGAAAGGAATGGAAAGGGTTTGATTGTTGGGTGGAAAGGTACTCCAATTAATTCCCTTTCAGTTTGGAAATTTCTCTAA